The window CCGACCACCACAACTGGGCAAGTTCGAGCACCTTCTCCGGGTGTTCGCTAGCGACGTCGTTCGCCTCGGCGAAGTCCTCCTCCAGGTTGTACAGTTCCCATCCCGCGTCTTCGAGGCTCGTCGCCGAGAGGTCTGCCGCCGTGATCCGTTTGCCGAATGGCCACGGGCGGACGGCACGCCAGCCGTCGTGGTAGATGGCGCGCGTGCCGATCATCTCGAAGTACTGGGTCGTGTGCTGTTCTGGGGCGTCCGATTCGTCGAAACTGTACGCGAAACTCGTCCCCTCGATGGGCGACTGCGAGTAGCCTTTCACCTCCTCGGGCGGGTCGATACCCACTGCCTCGTAGATGGTCGGGGCGACGTCGATGGCGTGGACGAACTGATCGCGGACCTCGCCTGCGGCCTCGATGCCGTTCGGCCACGACACGATCAGCGGGTCGCTGGCGCCGCCGCGGTATGTCTCTCGCTTCCAGCGACGGAACGGCGTGTTCCCCGCCCAGGTCCACCCCCACGGGTAATGGTTGAAATACTCTGGCCCGCCGAGGTCGTCCATCGCCTCGAGGTTCTCCTCGAGGCTCTCGGGGACATTGTTGAAGAACCGATTCTCGTCGACCGAGCCGTTCGGCCCGCCCTCGGCGCTGGCGCCGTTGTCGGAGACGAGCATCACGAGCGTGTTCTCCAGTTCGCCGAGTTCTTCGAGGTAATCGAGAACCTTGCCGATCTGGGCGTCGGTGTGTTCGAGGAAGCCAGCGTACACCTCCATCATCCGACTGTAGAGGCGCTGTTCGTCCTCCGAGAGCGAGTCCCAGCGGGCGACATCCTCGTTCTGCGGGGAGAGTTCGGTCCCCTCAGGGACGACGCCCATCTCGATTTGTCGTTCGAGGATGCGTTCGCGGGCCTCATCCCAGCCCATATCGAACTCTCCCTCATACTTATCGGCCCATTCCTTCGGCACCTGGTGGGGCGCGTGGGCCGCGCCGGGACAGAAGTACGTGAAGAACGGTTTGTCGGGGTCGACCTGTTTGGCGTCGCCGATGAAATCGATGGCACGCTGAGCTAAGTCTTCAGTGAGGTGGTAGCCCTCCTCAGGCGTCGACGGGGGGTCGACCTGATGATTGTCGTGGATGAGTGTGGGCGTGTACTGGTCGGTGTCGCCGCCGAGGAACCCATAGTACCGCTCGAAGCCACGCTGTAACGGCCACTGGTCGTACGGGCCGGCAGCGCTGGTCGACTCGGCGGGTGTGAGGTGCCACTTGCCGAGGTGGTAGGTGCTGTAGCCCTCTTCGACGAGCGCCTCCGAGACCATCCCGTTCTCGTGGGGGATGTGGCCGTTGTATCCCGGGAAGCCAGTCGACGCTTCGGCGATGGCGGCCATCCCGTTCGAGTGGTGGTTCCGCCCGGTCATTAGACAGCTCCGCGTCGGCGAGCACAGCGCGGTCGTGTGGAAGTTGTTGTACCGGAGGCCGTTCTCTGCGAGGCGGTCGATGTTCGGGGTGTCGATGAGGCCGCCGTAGCAGCCGAGCTGTCCGAAGCCGACGTCGTCGAGCGTGATGAGGAGGACGTTTGGAGCGTCCTCGGGTGCTCGCGTCTGTTCTGGCCACCAGGGTTCTGATTCGTCGTACGTACGGCCGATGTGGCCGTGGAATTCTTGATTTGACATTGGGTTCTCCAGTTATTCTCTCGCCATAATGCGGTCCAGTTCGGCCTCCTCGTGAACGACTGCCTCGCCGCTGACGTCGACGGTGACGCGGGCGATGTCGCCCGTGAATTCGAAGGGCGTCTGCTCGCGGTAGGCGTCGGTGACGGCGTTCACGCTGTCCTTGCCACAGCTCAAACCGGCGGTAAGTCCGGTGGTGATGGGGGTCGTGACGGGAATCTCGCCTTCTCCGACCTGCGTGTCGTCGTAGTACAGGCGGACGGTTCCGGGTGTGCCCTTTCCGTTTTCGAACTCGGGTTCGCCGGTCACTTCGAACTCCATACTGACGGTGACGTCGCCCTCGGGGAGCATCTCGTCAGCGACAACCTCGTACTGGTCGACGCCGACGTAGTTGTGGACGAACTTGAGGCGGTTGTCCATCACGTACAACGAGTAGCCACCGGAGCGGGAGCCGTGAGCGAGCAAGACGCCCTCGGCGCCGCCTATCGGTACCGTCAGGTCGGCGGTGATGCTGTGGTCGCGGTTGAATACCTTCACAGCGGCGTTCTCGGGGACGTACTGGCCGCCCGGATGGTAGACGTACTTCTCGCGGGGTTTTCCGGGCTCTGGGCGCGCTTCGGCGAACCGCTGGACGCTGCGACCGTCCAGCGGAAGGACGTTGTGCTTGCCGGCTTCGGTCCACCAGAGCTGGGCGAGTTCGAGCACCTTCTCAGGATGCTCGCTCGCGACGTCGTGTGCTTCAGCGAAGTCCTCCTCGACGTGGTAGAGTTCCCACCCGGAGTCCTCCAGGGTGGTTGCTGAGAGATCCTCCGCAGTCATCGGCTTGCCGAACGGCCACGGGTGGACGGCGCGCCAGCCGTTGTGGTAGATTGCCCGGGTCCCGAGCATCTCGAAGTACTGGGTGGTGTGCTGTTCGGGCGCGTCCGCATTCTCGAACGTGTACGCGAAGCTCTGGCCTTCGATTGGCGACTGCGAGTAGCCTTTCACCTCCTCGGGCGAGTCGATACCGACCGCCTCGTAGATAGTCGGCGCGACGTCGATGGCGTGGACGAACTGATCGCGCACCTCGCCTTCCGCGTCGATACCGTTCGGCCACGACACGATCAGCGGGTCGCTGGCGCCGCCGCGGTATGTCTCTCGCTTCCAGCGACGGAACGGCGTGTTCCCCGCCCACGTCCAGCCCCACGGGTAATGGTTGAAGTGCTCGGGGCCGCCGAGGGTGTCCATCGCCTCGAGGTTCTCTTCGAGGTCCTCAGGAACGTTGTTGAAGAAGCGGTTCTCGTTCACGGATCCCGTCGGGCCGCCTTCGGCGCTGGCGCCGTTGTCAGAGACGAGCATCACGAGGGTGTCGTCGAGTTCGCCGATCTCTTCCAGGTAATCGAGCACTTTGCCGATTTGGGCGTCGGTGTGCTCGAGGAAGCCCGCGAACACTTCCATCATTCGCGCGTACAGTTTCTGTTCATCCTCGGAGAGCGAGTCCCAGCGACGGACGTCCTCGTTTTGCGGGGAGAGTTCGGTATCCTCGGGAACCACGCCTTCTGCCTTCTGTTGTTCGAGGATTCGTTCGCGGGCTTGGTCCCAGCCCATATCGAACTCCCCTTCGTACTTATCGGCCCACTCCTGGGGAACCTGGTGCGGTGCGTGGCACGCACCGGGCGCAAAGTACGAGAAGAACGGCTTGTCGGGGTCGACCTGTTTCGCGTCCCCGATGAACTCGATGGCGCGCTGTGCGAGGTCCTCCGTAAGGTGGTAGCCCTCTTCGGGCGTCGCCGGGGGGTCGACCTGATGATTGTCGTGGATGAGTGCGGGCGTGTACTGGTCGGTGTCACCGCCGAGGAACCCGTAGAAGCGCTCGAAGCCACGGTTGAGCGGCCACTGGTCGTATGGGCCGGCAGCACTCGTGGATTCGGCGGGTGTGAGATGCCACTTTCCGAGGTGGTACGTGCTGTACCCCTCCTCGACGAGTGCTTCGGGTATCATCCCGTTCTCGTGGGGGATGTGCCCGTTGTAGCCCGGGAAGCCGGTCGAGATCTCGGCTATGCCGGCCATACTGTTCGAGTGGTGGTTTCGCCCGGTCATCAGACACGAGCGGGTCGGCGAGCACAGCGCGGTCGTGTGGAAGTTGTTGTAGCGCAACCCGTCGTCGGCGAGGCGGTCGATATTCGGGGTGTCGACGAGGCCACCATAGCAGCCGAGCTGACCGAAGCCGACGTCGTCGAGCGTGATGAGGAGGACGTTCGGAGCGTTTTCAGGTGCTCGTGTCTGCTCGGGCCACCACGGCTCCGATTCATCGTACGTACGGCCGATGTGGCCGTGAAATTCTTGATCTGGCATGTGTCTCAGTGGGTTCATCGGGCCGCGGTCAAGAGTGACAGAACACAGACACGAGGTCGGCGGGTTTCGTTCTGACTTCGAGACAATCGGCCGTCGCACCCGATGTGAACTGTCCCTCCTCCTGCGTTCTTTGTTATGTATTGACAGTTTGTTGATAAGCCGACCTTTGGGGCTGGTAACGAGTGATTTCGAGCAGGAGACGGACCGACTCCAAAATCAGCGGGGCCGTTCTTTCGGCACTTCCTACCGTCTCTCGTTCCCCGAGAGTCAGCTACTCCGCTTCCGGCACGATACAGCGGAATCCGACGTGACTCGTCGAGGTGTCGATCGGTTGTGGGTATCGGGCCGCTGGGCGGTAGCGGAAGCAGTAGTTCGGCGCACACAGGTGTGACCCACCTTTCAACACCCGTCTCGGGATCGCGGAGGGGTCACGCGGGTCGATACTCTGTTTCTCGTCGGCACTGTGCGGATTCGTCGGTGTGCAACACGCCGGGGAATCACCAGCCGTCGGGTCCGCGCTGAACCAGTCGCGGGTCCACTCCCAGACGTTCCCGGCCACGTCGTAGAGGCCGAACTCGTTGGACGGAAACGCCCCGACCGGGGAGGTGCGCTCGTATCCGTCGTGGACCGTGTTCTCCTGTGGGAACTGTCCCTGCCACGTGTTGGCCATCGGTGTTCCGTCCGGCGTGTGCTCGTTGCCCCAGACGAACCGCTTGTGTTCGAGTCCGCCGCGTGCGGCGCGTTCCCACTGCGCCTCGGTCGGCAGTCGCTTCCCGGTCCACTCGGCGTACGCTTGGGCGTCCTCGTAGGTGACGTGGACGACGGGGTGGTCGAGCAGGCCGTCGAGGGTACTGTCGGGTCCGAGAGGTTGGTGCCAGCACGCGTCCTCGACGTACTCCCACCACTGGTTCGGGTTTCTGGTGTCGACGGGGCCGTCTGGCGACATGAAGACGGCAGACCCCGGGACGAGGTCATCCGGGGCTGCACCCGGGTAGTCGTCGGGATCTGGGTCACGCTCGGCGACCGTCGTGTAGCCCGTCTCGTCGACGAACGTGGCGAACTCGGCGTTCGTCACCGGCGACTCGTCCATCCAGAACCCATCGACGGTCACTTCCCGGACGGGCGCTTCTTCGGGGTAGAACTCCTCAGACCCCATCGTGAACTGTCCACCGGGCACCCAGACCATCTCGTCGCTCGGCGATTCGTGCGGCGGTTCGACGTCGGTTGGTGCGTGTGTCATCGGTGTGGTATCTCCTCGGTGTACTGCGCTCCTCACCGTCGCACGTCGGCATCGGTGCAGGTTACAGCGCCTTGCAAGCCGAACACGAGCGATTTGCCCTTTGTAACAGCGTCCGAAACGCTGGTGTGGCTGTGCTTACCAGCGGAAGATTCGCCTCATTCGGGCGGTGTCACCGACGTGTGGATCATCTTCAGGAGCCTCGTCGCCGAATCGAAGCGATATGAACACCCACCCGACGATCACTATCGACGGAACCGACGGCGGTGGCCAACTGCTCCGAACGGCGCTGGCGCTCTCGGCCGTCACCGAGACTCCGTTCCGAATCGAGAACGTCCGCGGCGCTCGTCCCGACCCCGGACTCAAGCCGCAACACTGCACCGCGGTCGAACTCGTCGCGGAGTTGTGTGACGCCGACGTCGACGGCGCCGAGATCGGGTCCGATTCGTTGACCGTTCGGCCCGGGAGTGCGCGCCGGACGCCCCTGCAGGTCGGCGTCGGCACCGCAGGGAGCGTCACGCTCCTGTTCGACACTGTCTTGCCGATCGCGGCGACGTACGACGACCCGTTCAGCCTGACTGCGACGGGGGGAACGAACGTGAAGTGGTCACCGACGGTCGAGTACCACGAGTTGGTGAAGGCACCGCTCTTGCAGAACTGGGGGCTGAAAACTACCGTCGACTGCGCGAAGACCGGCTTCTACCCCGCTGGCGGCGGCGAGGCAACCATCGAGACGACGCCGTCAGCGCTCTCGTCGTTCGACCTCGACGCACGCGGCACGCTCGATACAGTGGAAATCTACTCGAAGGCGTCCGAAGAACTCAGCGAAGCCGAGGTCGCGGACCGACAGGCCGACCGCGCACGGGAAGCACTTCAGGAGGCGGGACTCCCAGCCGAGCGACGACGTGTCGAGTACGTCTCGACTCTATCGACGGGGTCGTCGCTCCTGCTTCGAGGGGTCTACGAACACTCAGTGGTCGGGTTCGACGCACTCGGCGAACGAGGGCGCACGTCCGAGGCCGTCGCCGACAGCGCCGTCCAGCAGTTCACCGCGTTTCACGCCAACGACGCCCCGGTGGACGTGTATATGGCCGATCAGTTGATGACCGTCTTGGCGCTCGCGGGCGGGCGCGTTCGAATCCCGTCCGTCAGCGAACACGTCCGGACGAACCTGGAGGTGGTCACGGCGTTCGGGAGCGATATGACGCTCGGCCGAACGACAGACGGTGAGCCGGTGCTGGAGGCGTCGCCACTCTCGGCAGTACACTCCTCGTAGTGGAACTTCCACTGTCCCCCTCCAGTTTCTCAACTTCCGGCGACGACCAACGAGTCCTTGTGAATTGGTAACGAATTTAAATGCGCCATCAGTGTGGCCGTAGCCTGATCGCACATCGACCAACCGAAACACAGTCACAACAATGGATATCGCCGATATCGTCTCAGAGGACTACGTAGAGTTCCCACCGGACACGCCCGTCTCGAAGCTC of the Halobaculum limi genome contains:
- the rtcA gene encoding RNA 3'-terminal phosphate cyclase; amino-acid sequence: MNTHPTITIDGTDGGGQLLRTALALSAVTETPFRIENVRGARPDPGLKPQHCTAVELVAELCDADVDGAEIGSDSLTVRPGSARRTPLQVGVGTAGSVTLLFDTVLPIAATYDDPFSLTATGGTNVKWSPTVEYHELVKAPLLQNWGLKTTVDCAKTGFYPAGGGEATIETTPSALSSFDLDARGTLDTVEIYSKASEELSEAEVADRQADRAREALQEAGLPAERRRVEYVSTLSTGSSLLLRGVYEHSVVGFDALGERGRTSEAVADSAVQQFTAFHANDAPVDVYMADQLMTVLALAGGRVRIPSVSEHVRTNLEVVTAFGSDMTLGRTTDGEPVLEASPLSAVHSS
- a CDS encoding arylsulfatase, encoding MSNQEFHGHIGRTYDESEPWWPEQTRAPEDAPNVLLITLDDVGFGQLGCYGGLIDTPNIDRLAENGLRYNNFHTTALCSPTRSCLMTGRNHHSNGMAAIAEASTGFPGYNGHIPHENGMVSEALVEEGYSTYHLGKWHLTPAESTSAAGPYDQWPLQRGFERYYGFLGGDTDQYTPTLIHDNHQVDPPSTPEEGYHLTEDLAQRAIDFIGDAKQVDPDKPFFTYFCPGAAHAPHQVPKEWADKYEGEFDMGWDEARERILERQIEMGVVPEGTELSPQNEDVARWDSLSEDEQRLYSRMMEVYAGFLEHTDAQIGKVLDYLEELGELENTLVMLVSDNGASAEGGPNGSVDENRFFNNVPESLEENLEAMDDLGGPEYFNHYPWGWTWAGNTPFRRWKRETYRGGASDPLIVSWPNGIEAAGEVRDQFVHAIDVAPTIYEAVGIDPPEEVKGYSQSPIEGTSFAYSFDESDAPEQHTTQYFEMIGTRAIYHDGWRAVRPWPFGKRITAADLSATSLEDAGWELYNLEEDFAEANDVASEHPEKVLELAQLWWSEAGKHDVLPLDGRGVERLGEPRPQPGKVRDQYVYYPGGQHIPENAAVKVLNRDHSITADLTVPMGGAEGVLLAHGSRSGGYSLFVKDNRLHYVHNYVGVEEYRVSADEPLPEGETSVRMEFEATGEPDIANGEGVPATVRLFYGDQEVGKADLPKTVPIIIGIVSGLSCGRDAVSAISDAYRDRAPFAFTGDIARVTVDVSGEPFVHDEKEMDRIMARE
- a CDS encoding formylglycine-generating enzyme family protein, whose amino-acid sequence is MTHAPTDVEPPHESPSDEMVWVPGGQFTMGSEEFYPEEAPVREVTVDGFWMDESPVTNAEFATFVDETGYTTVAERDPDPDDYPGAAPDDLVPGSAVFMSPDGPVDTRNPNQWWEYVEDACWHQPLGPDSTLDGLLDHPVVHVTYEDAQAYAEWTGKRLPTEAQWERAARGGLEHKRFVWGNEHTPDGTPMANTWQGQFPQENTVHDGYERTSPVGAFPSNEFGLYDVAGNVWEWTRDWFSADPTAGDSPACCTPTNPHSADEKQSIDPRDPSAIPRRVLKGGSHLCAPNYCFRYRPAARYPQPIDTSTSHVGFRCIVPEAE
- a CDS encoding arylsulfatase, which encodes MPDQEFHGHIGRTYDESEPWWPEQTRAPENAPNVLLITLDDVGFGQLGCYGGLVDTPNIDRLADDGLRYNNFHTTALCSPTRSCLMTGRNHHSNSMAGIAEISTGFPGYNGHIPHENGMIPEALVEEGYSTYHLGKWHLTPAESTSAAGPYDQWPLNRGFERFYGFLGGDTDQYTPALIHDNHQVDPPATPEEGYHLTEDLAQRAIEFIGDAKQVDPDKPFFSYFAPGACHAPHQVPQEWADKYEGEFDMGWDQARERILEQQKAEGVVPEDTELSPQNEDVRRWDSLSEDEQKLYARMMEVFAGFLEHTDAQIGKVLDYLEEIGELDDTLVMLVSDNGASAEGGPTGSVNENRFFNNVPEDLEENLEAMDTLGGPEHFNHYPWGWTWAGNTPFRRWKRETYRGGASDPLIVSWPNGIDAEGEVRDQFVHAIDVAPTIYEAVGIDSPEEVKGYSQSPIEGQSFAYTFENADAPEQHTTQYFEMLGTRAIYHNGWRAVHPWPFGKPMTAEDLSATTLEDSGWELYHVEEDFAEAHDVASEHPEKVLELAQLWWTEAGKHNVLPLDGRSVQRFAEARPEPGKPREKYVYHPGGQYVPENAAVKVFNRDHSITADLTVPIGGAEGVLLAHGSRSGGYSLYVMDNRLKFVHNYVGVDQYEVVADEMLPEGDVTVSMEFEVTGEPEFENGKGTPGTVRLYYDDTQVGEGEIPVTTPITTGLTAGLSCGKDSVNAVTDAYREQTPFEFTGDIARVTVDVSGEAVVHEEAELDRIMARE